The Clostridium sp. DL-VIII DNA window AAAAATTGATAAACATCTTCTTTAATTTGAGATGGGAGATAGTAATAAAATTTTTCTGCAATTCTTTTACTTTTAATATTATTATTGTTTATTTGCAAAACGGAATATTTTATTCTAGTCGTAGATATTATATTATCAGGTGATCCTATAAAAACAATATAGTCGAGTATATTGTCTTTGTTTTTGTCCATATTTTCTCTATTTTTATTCCATGCATCCACAATAATATTCCCCTGTAAAGTTCCTTCATCAGCCGGATTTGTTCTTGCTAGAAAAGCTTTTTCATAGGATTGAACAGCTTTTTCATCTCCGTTATACATTATAATTACTGGGATATTAAATGCTTTAATCATATCTATAGCATATTTAGTATGAGCTACATCAACCATATCTATTGCTATAATATCAGCTTTTTTGTTATTAACAATATCTATAAGTTGGGTGTCTTGAAGATTTTGACTTCCTTTCCCATCATAAAAAGTATATTGTACAGTTTTTGAATTTTCTTGTTCAACTTTTTTCATATCTTCAATAAGTAATTGTATAGAAGCTATATTATAATTACTAAACATGAGACTAACTCTAATGGGATTAGTCGTATTTACTGTTTCAATGGAATAAAAATTAGTAATATATATTTGAAATATACTGGGTGTTAAAATTGAAAGTGTAATAATTATAGCGACTATTTTTTTTAGTAGTTTCATTTTATACTCCTAATATAATTATAAAAAATCATTTATTGATAGTATTGGTAAGTTTATAAAAAATATGTTATAAAGTATTTAATATTTGTAGAATATAATATTACGTAAATATAGAATCATTTAATCGAATTCAAAGATTTTAAGAACATCTATAAAAATATAGGTGTTTTTGGCAGTAGGATTTAGAAGTATAGTTTTAATAATGTTTTATTGAGAATAATTTTCAAATAAGTATACATGTCCAATATAATAAGTTATAATATATATTAATTTAATATAGACTTTGTTTAAAACCAAATATAAGTTTGTTAGGTCATGATCTTAAGATAAGGGTCTAAATAATTAATTTTAAGAAAGGAATGAATATGTATATGATAAAATTAGTATTAATAAGACATGGAGAAAGCATTTGGAATTTAGAAAATAAATTTACTGGATGGACTGATGTAGATTTATCAGAAAATGGGCTTAAGGAAGCAAGATTGGCAGGAAAAATACTTAAGAAGAATGGATTCATTTTTGACATAGCGTACACTTCTGTTTTAAAAAGAGCAATAAGAACATTGGATATAGTATTACATGAGATGGATTTAATGTGGATACCTGTATATAAATCTTGGAAACTTAATGAAAGACATTATGGAGCGCTTCAAGGACTTAACAAAGCAGAAACTGCAGAAAAATATGGAGAAGAACAAGTTCATAAGTGGAGAAGATTTGTAAATGTAAAACCACCAGAGCTAACAAAAGATGATCCAAGATATGCAGGTCATGATTTAAAATATAAAGATTTAAAAGAGAGTGAAATTCCATTAACAGAAAATTTAGCAGATACAGAAAAAAGGGTTTTAGAAGAATGGAATGAAAACATAGCTCCTAAATTGAAAGAAGGTAAAAAAATTATAATATCAGCTCATGGAAATACTTTAAGAGCATTAGTAAAATATTTAGATAATATTTCTAGTGACGGAATAGCAAATTTAAATATACCTACAGGTACACCTCTAGTATATGAATTAGATGAAAATTTAAAACCTATAACTAGTTATTATTTATCATTAGAAGGAAAAGTACCTGAAAACATAATAGCTAAGCATATTTAGTTTGAGATAAAATAGCAACAGTAGATGGGATATCATAGTTAAGTGTAAAATAAATATGATGAACAATTGATACTATAATACCACAAAATAAAGATGCACAATTTGTATGAAATGTAATAAAGCCTATCCTTATAAAGACCACATGAGGATAGGTTTCTATTTTTACTTAAGTGAGGCATTACTCATTGTGCACGCATCATTATGTAGTAATATGGATTTAATAATATTTAAACCTCTTTTAAGCTCAGCTAAATTTTTTGGAGCAGTTATTGAAATACGAACAGCAGCAGGGACAGAAGCATTCCCAATAGCAAAACGCTCAGCACAGTAAACTTGTACACCAGCATTTTTTGCACACGTCTCAAAGATTTTGCCATTCCAGCCTTTTGGCAGCATTAGCCATCGAAAATTGCAATATTTATCCCCAAGAATATCAAAGTCATTAAGAATAGCATCAGTTAGATTACTTCTTTCAATTATCATATTTTTACGTTCTCTTACTATTTTGTCTCCAATAGGAGAGTTTATAAGTTGATGAATAATTTCAGCATTTAAAGGTGATATCATCATATTAATATTATAAAGAGCTGATTCTAAAGTTTTCTTATAAATATGTGGTGTAGCTATAAAAGAAACGCGAAGCCCGGCACATAATGCTTTTGATATACTTGAAATATAAATTGTCTGCTCTGGAGCTAAGGCAGCAATTGGAGTAATATTTTTCTCACTTAACATACTGTTTATACCATCTTCTATTATGATTAAATTAAATTCTTTTGCAACTTCAGCAATTTCATTCCTTGTTTTAAGAGACATTGTATGAGTAGTTGGATTTTGATGATCAGGAATTAGATAGATCCCTTTTAATTCATTATTTCTACAATAATTTTTTAAAGCTATAGGTGACATCTCATTCATTTCCTGCATAATTGGAACCAATTGAATTCCGAGCATTTTGGCCAAAGTTTTTACTCCAGAATAAATTAATGGATCAGTACCAATGCGATCTCCAGATTGAAAAAGAGACGACAATATAGCACATAAAGCATTTTGTCCGCCGGAAGCAAGGAGAATCTCTTTTTCGCTTATATTTAAGCCTAACTTTTTTAACCATTTTACTCCAGATGACCTTTGGGCAAGTGTACCACAGGGGGAAGAATATTCTAAAAATTTATCAGAATTAGGCTTACGCAACATATTTTCAATGAATTTAATCACATATTTATTTTGTGCATATGGGGGATATGTAGCACCCATTTCAATTAAATTTGTGGCATTTTTTGGATTTAAAAGAGTGCTATTAACATTAACATCAGATGAAATATAAGTACCTTTTCCTATTTCTCCACTTATTAAACCTTTCTGTTCGCATAATTTAAAAGTTCTAGAGATGGTACTTAAATTAACATCTAAAAAATCAGCAAGTTCTCTTTGTGGTGGCAGTTTATCTCCAGGCTTCAAAACTCCAGTCTTTATGTCTTCTTCTAATAAAGCTGATAACACCTTGTATAAGGGACCAGTTTTATTCGTTATATTTGGTTTCCAAGTCATTGGATAATTATCAAAGGAATTGACAGGCATATGTGTGCTCCTTCCAAATTTAAGATTAAATTGTTTTGCATACAATTATAATATTGTATGCAAATATATTCAATGTTATAATTGGAAAAAACAAACAATATTCTGTTTGGGGGCGTATAATGTTCTAAATTTAATTATGATAAATTATATGATTATTTTGAAAATATTTTGGAACTTCGTAAAATAGATAATCCAAGCCTTGATGTATTTGGATTCATTTTTACAGAAACTAGTAAGAAAAATGCAAAGGAACTAGATTATATTCTATCATCAGACTTATATGAATTTTGTAATCAATGATTTAGGAAGTTTTAGTATAAATATTAAGATGAAAAATGTAAATATACTAAGGGGAGAGTGATAAAAGTGAAGACAATTGGATTAATAGGTGGAATGAGTTTTGAATCAACCTTAGATTATTATAGAATTATAAATGAAACAATGAGATTAAAACTTGGAAAACTGCATTCAGCAAAATGTATTTTGTATTCAGTTGATTTTGAAAAGATAGAAGTATTGCAGCATGAAAATAAGTGGGACGAGCTTACTTGTATTATGATTGATATTGCTAAGAAACTTAAAAATTCCGGGGCGGATTTTATTGTAATATGCACAAACACAATGCATAAAATGGCAAAGGATATTGAGGAAAAAGCCCAAATAAAAGTTTTGCATATTGCTGAAGCAACTGGTGAAGAGATAATTAAAAGTAAAATTAAAAAGGTGGGATTACTAGGTACCAGTTTTACTATGGAGCAAGATTTTTATAAAAAAGTGTTAAAGGATAATTTTAATATTGATGTAATTATTCCTAGTAGAGAAGAAAGAGAAATAATTCATAAGATTATATATGATGAATTATGCAAAGGAATTATAAATGAAGAATCTAAAGATCGCTACATAAAAATAATAAATAGTTTAGCTTCAAATGGAGCTGAAGGGATAGTTCTTGGATGTACAGAAATTCCATTATTAATAAAACAGAAAGATATAGATATACCACTTTTTG harbors:
- the gpmA gene encoding 2,3-diphosphoglycerate-dependent phosphoglycerate mutase, which translates into the protein MIKLVLIRHGESIWNLENKFTGWTDVDLSENGLKEARLAGKILKKNGFIFDIAYTSVLKRAIRTLDIVLHEMDLMWIPVYKSWKLNERHYGALQGLNKAETAEKYGEEQVHKWRRFVNVKPPELTKDDPRYAGHDLKYKDLKESEIPLTENLADTEKRVLEEWNENIAPKLKEGKKIIISAHGNTLRALVKYLDNISSDGIANLNIPTGTPLVYELDENLKPITSYYLSLEGKVPENIIAKHI
- a CDS encoding PLP-dependent aminotransferase family protein: MPVNSFDNYPMTWKPNITNKTGPLYKVLSALLEEDIKTGVLKPGDKLPPQRELADFLDVNLSTISRTFKLCEQKGLISGEIGKGTYISSDVNVNSTLLNPKNATNLIEMGATYPPYAQNKYVIKFIENMLRKPNSDKFLEYSSPCGTLAQRSSGVKWLKKLGLNISEKEILLASGGQNALCAILSSLFQSGDRIGTDPLIYSGVKTLAKMLGIQLVPIMQEMNEMSPIALKNYCRNNELKGIYLIPDHQNPTTHTMSLKTRNEIAEVAKEFNLIIIEDGINSMLSEKNITPIAALAPEQTIYISSISKALCAGLRVSFIATPHIYKKTLESALYNINMMISPLNAEIIHQLINSPIGDKIVRERKNMIIERSNLTDAILNDFDILGDKYCNFRWLMLPKGWNGKIFETCAKNAGVQVYCAERFAIGNASVPAAVRISITAPKNLAELKRGLNIIKSILLHNDACTMSNASLK
- a CDS encoding aspartate/glutamate racemase family protein produces the protein MKTIGLIGGMSFESTLDYYRIINETMRLKLGKLHSAKCILYSVDFEKIEVLQHENKWDELTCIMIDIAKKLKNSGADFIVICTNTMHKMAKDIEEKAQIKVLHIAEATGEEIIKSKIKKVGLLGTSFTMEQDFYKKVLKDNFNIDVIIPSREEREIIHKIIYDELCKGIINEESKDRYIKIINSLASNGAEGIVLGCTEIPLLIKQKDIDIPLFDTTTIHSISAAEFALIN
- a CDS encoding substrate-binding domain-containing protein, whose translation is MFSNYNIASIQLLIEDMKKVEQENSKTVQYTFYDGKGSQNLQDTQLIDIVNNKKADIIAIDMVDVAHTKYAIDMIKAFNIPVIIMYNGDEKAVQSYEKAFLARTNPADEGTLQGNIIVDAWNKNRENMDKNKDNILDYIVFIGSPDNIISTTRIKYSVLQINNNNIKSKRIAEKFYYYLPSQIKEDVYQFFLRFGNNIDLIITDEDSAAVNTVKTLQENGYNLDDKEKKIDVVGFGGIPEALDLIKIGAMTGTVPINTYNLANDFYKFELNLFNDKNIIDGTNCTIDYTGKLITFPLEGVSVNLG